The following proteins are co-located in the Osmia bicornis bicornis unplaced genomic scaffold, iOsmBic2.1, whole genome shotgun sequence genome:
- the LOC123989223 gene encoding uncharacterized protein LOC123989223, which translates to MAFKHGVRVIDEKIEKQIRPIYEDLSNDELLERCLGGHTQNPNESFNATVWRMTPKHLNSGHQIIEIAAYMAAGMFSEGYATILITMQLLHLNIGQQCKIFADTADAQRLARQAMRQTHSSKEARIARRIQQMQQNQFFEQAEGLLYGTGIAD; encoded by the coding sequence ATGGCGTTTAAGCATGGTGTACGTGTAATTgatgaaaaaatagaaaaacagATCCGTCCGATATATGAAGATCTCTCAAACGACGAGCTTCTGGAACGATGTTTAGGTGGACACACACAAAACCCGAACGAATCATTCAATGCAACGGTGTGGCGCATGACTCCGAAGCATTTAAATTCAGGCCatcaaataattgaaattgcCGCCTACATGGCTGCAGGTATGTTCAGTGAAGGATATGCAACAATCCTAATTACAATGCAATTGTTGCATTTGAATATTGGGCAGCAATGCAAAATATTCGCGGATACAGCTGACGCGCAGCGACTCGCACGACAAGCCATGCGCCAGACACACAGCAGCAAGGAGGCTCGTATAGCTCGTAGAATACAACAAATGCAGCAAAACCAGTTCTTTGAACAGGCGGAAGGATTACTATATGGTACCGGAATAGCTGATTAA
- the LOC123989224 gene encoding forkhead box protein P2-like: protein MAESENNYQQIVRDIQLMLQQQEENHLRQMQLLQQQLQQQQQQQLQQLREELLPQQREGPRSSEEPLPQVQGMDAKQEEAKPPRKRGVAAGRSRRMRGYRGGQGRGEGGE, encoded by the exons atGGCCGAATCAGAGAACaatt ATCAACAAATAGTCAGAGACATTCAGCTGATGCTGCAGCAGCAGGAAGAAAACCATCTGCGTCAGATgcagctgctgcagcagcagctacagcagcaacagcagcaacagttgcagcaactgagggaggagctcctccctcagcaACGAGAAGGTCCTCGATCGAGTGAGGAGCCCCTCCCTCAGGTGCAAGGGATGGATGCTAAGCAGGAGGAGGCGAAGCCGCCGCGAA AAAGAGGAGTAGCGGCAGGACGATCCCGGCGTATGCGGGGCTACCGGGGAGGTCAAGGAAGGGGGGAGGGAGGGGAATAG